The Musa acuminata AAA Group cultivar baxijiao chromosome BXJ2-2, Cavendish_Baxijiao_AAA, whole genome shotgun sequence genome has a segment encoding these proteins:
- the LOC103976370 gene encoding uncharacterized protein LOC103976370, giving the protein MEAGATNEDCHEFDKILEETPDATTGYTCTRESIQGFEPISLFEVRRSSASSYLRDPFSTLQAWKDYDIISSDDNFTMSKAPSDQKDDSHDYHGTLTVNVDQDASSLPDDQSLTSAFQVMSFQDRIASNSSNTFLEHNQSSVSHALSSDGNQTAYLNKCFSGLDSTERVPSPGMLNGDCLPNPESQGYSAFIIKNVPNKQCRIVDGHHDVRSLKPNFHDSRSQVPSVLDGRREQWPSFQGHSAVMPVKADMQTYVLPGVLAEGIKFPASSFQHQYYMDAPSHAYTPNQHLRNSNIAWHGMENERNYRSHPHYLQQPNNHHLEVHMQRRRNSETEPPSGNASQSYYEDEIVGNRRYNQLDPSLLSGDVSRNHLNEFSSQLQSCLIPQAQKLPSSCGLYFPGTDYGGYNVSNRFSKQTFPRKKLTMSHGVNSRQTLKSGSMGNNQFPEHGGNSRREVSFNYVNSGLVRCDEIPYLGVQRSRGSFSNIADDKYDLNSPYLKYCSLDNVIGQIHILAKDQNGCRFLQKIFEEGNYEDIYKIFVEIIDHVVELMTDIFGNYLIQKLIKVCNEEQITKILRKISDRDSELFQISCNQHGTRVIQKIIETIKTPEQYSLIVSTLRPYIVSLIKNNNGSHVAQRCLQHLPDEHKELLFEAVVANGIELARDRHGCCVLQKCISDLNTEQKFRLISNMTHEACDLSQDPYGNYVVQYILIQEIPWATAGILDQLEFHYGTLSVQKYSSNVVEKCLKHAGNDRRVNIVWELISDPYFHHILQDAFGNYVIQSALRACKGLLRATLSEAIRPHEVALRSHPYGKKILSSAYYGK; this is encoded by the exons ATGGAAGCAGGAGCAACCAATGAAGATTGTCATGAGTTTGACAAGATTCTTGAAGAGACACCAGATGCTACTACAGGATATACTTGCACCAGAGAATCTATTCAAGGCTTTGAACCGATCTCCTTATTTGAAGTTAGGAGGTCTTCTGCTTCAAGTTACTTACGTGACCCATTCAGTACTCTTCAGGCTTGGAAAGATTATGATATCATCTCTTCGGACGACAACTTCACCATGTCTAAGGCACCATCGGATCAGAAGGACGATTCTCATGACTACCATGGAACATTGACTGTGAATGTCGATCAGGATGCATCAAGCTTGCCAGATGATCAGTCGCTGACTTCAGCATTCCAGGTTATGAGTTTTCAGGATAGGATTGCATCTAATTCAAGTAATACATTTTTGGAGCACAATCAAAGTTCAGTTAGTCATGCTTTATCATCGGATGGCAATCAAACAGCATACCTGAACAAGTGTTTTTCTGGACTGGATTCCACAGAAAGGGTTCCGTCACCTGGCATGCTAAATGGGGACTGTCTGCCCAATCCAGAATCGCAAGGTTACTCTGCTTTCATCATTAAGAATGTGCCTAATAAACAATGTAGGATAGTAGACGGACATCATGATGTAAGATCCCTGAAGCCCAATTTTCATGATTCAAGGAGCCAAGTACCGAGTGTATTGGATGGTCGTAGAGAACAATGGCCAAGCTTCCAAGGCCACTCTGCTGTTATGCCTGTAAAGGCAGATATGCAGACTTATGTCCTTCCTGGTGTTCTGGCTGAGGGGATTAAATTTCCGGCTTCATCATTCCAGCATCAGTATTACATGGATGCACCATCCCATGCTTATACACCTAATCAGCATCTAAGAAACTCCAATATAGCGTGGCACGGAATGGAGAATGAGAGAAACTATAGAAGCCACCCTCATTACCTACAACAGCCTAATAATCATCATCTAGAAGTGCATATGCAAAGAAGGAGAAACTCAGAAACTGAGCCGCCGTCGGGGAATGCATCACAATCATATTATGAGGATGAAATTGTGGGTAACAGGAGATATAATCAGTTGGATCCCTCTTTGCTGAGCGGTGATGTCAGTAGAAACCACCTTAATGAATTTTCTAGCCAACTGCAGAGCTGTCTAATTCCTCAAGCACAGAAGTTACCATCTTCTTGTGGTTTATATTTTCCTGGCACAGATTATGGTGGATATAATGTTTCAAACAGATTCAGTAAACAAACATTTCCCAGAAAAAAGTTGACAATGTCTCATGGAGTGAATTCTCGACAAACTCTTAAATCTGGTTCTATGGGAAATAATCAATTTCCAGAACATGGTGGCAACTCTAGGAGGGAGGTATCTTTTAATTATGTTAACAGTGGTCTTGTTCGGTGTGATGAAATCCCCTACTTGGGTGTTCAGAGAAGCCGTGGTTCGTTTTCCAATATTGCTGATGACAAATATGATCTGAATTCACCATATCTAAAATATTGTTCACTTGACAATGTAATTGGACAAATACATATATTAGCTAAGGATCAAAATGGTTGCCGCTTCTTGCAAAAGATATTTGAGGAAGGAAATTATGAAGATATTTATAAGATCTTTGTTGAGATCATTGATCATGTTGTTGAGCTGATGACTGATATTTTTGGGAACTATCTTATCCAAAAGCTGATCAAAGTTTGTAATGAGGAGCAAATTACAAAGATACTTCGTAAAATTTCTGATAGAGATAGCGAACTCTTTCAGATATCGTGCAATCAGCATGG GACTCGTGTCATACAAAAGATAATTGAAACTATCAAAACTCCAGAGCAGTATTCCTTGATTGTCTCCACTCTAAGACCATACATTGTGTCACTGATAAAGAACAACAATGGTAGTCACGTTGCACAGCGCTGCCTGCAACACCTTCCTGATGAACACAAAGAG TTACTTTTTGAAGCTGTAGTTGCTAACGGCATTGAGTTAGCAAGGGATCGCCATGGTTGTTGTGTGCTTCAGAAATGCATCTCTGATCTGAATACAGAGCAGAAGTTCCGACTAATATCCAATATGACACATGAAGCTTGTGATCTTTCTCAGGACCCTTACGG CAATTATGTAGTGCAATATATTCTCATTCAAGAGATCCCATGGGCAACTGCTGGAATACTCGATCAATTGGAGTTTCATTATGGAACCTTGTCCGtacaaaaatatagtagcaatgtGGTGGAGAAGTGCTTGAAACACGCAGGGAATGACAGACGTGTCAACATAGTTTGGGAATTGATCAGTGATCCTTATTTCCACCATATCTTGCAGGATGCTTTTGGGAATTATGTTATCCAATCAGCTCTTAGAGCATGCAAG GGGCTACTTCGAGCCACTTTGAGTGAGGCCATTAGGCCCCATGAGGTGGCACTCCGTAGTCATCCTTACGGGAAGAAAATACTCTCCAGTGCATACTATGGTAAATAA
- the LOC135586227 gene encoding FCS-Like Zinc finger 8-like yields MSDPASLLSSNAASLFTSSRLLVGFSPKSTADPEAGACQTSILETKPFSAIRNPFFFCRNSIMAIFSATVSPISANECRQLPRENGEPRAIGLGLLEVLAAGDSVKKTSKTEKRMVVFGSQLKIQIPPLPTDPPQFSSTPTTDSGDSLRSPIEFGIKTRNSLLALYSPSRRSSAETGRMGSETPNSSPRVSTGCLPQSEMELSEDYTCVILHGPNRRTTHIYDNCIIESCCDGFATSANEIRSSNDQSDDFLSFCCGCKKKIVPGEDVYIYRERAFCSHECRYQEMFDEGKEKC; encoded by the exons ATGTCTGATCCTGCTTCCCTCTTATCTTCCAATGCTGCCTCTCTCTTCACCTCTTCAAGGCTCCTTGTTGGCTTCTCCCCAAAGAGCACTGCAGACCCCGAAGCAGGCGCATGCCAGACTTCTATACTGGAGACCAAGCCGTTTTCTGCCATTAGGAATCCCTTCTTCTTCTGTAGGAACTCAATAATGGCCATCTTCTCAGCAACTGTTAGTCCCATTTCTGCTAACGAGTGCAGACAGCTACCTCGGGAGAATGGGGAACCAAGAGCCATTGGACTTGGCCTACTTGAGGTCCTCGCCGCTGGAGACTCTGTTAAGAAAACTTCCAAGACAGAGAAGAGGATGGTGGTCTTTGGGTCTCAGCTTAAGATTCAAATACCTCCTCTTCCTACCGATCCTCCTCAGTTCAGCTCAACTCCGACAACAGACTCTGGCGACTCCCTTCGATCACCTATAGAGTTTGGCATCAAGACTAGGAATTCACTGTTGGCCTTGTACTCTCCTTCTCGGAGATCTTCTGCTGAGACAGGCCGGATGGGTTCTGAGACGCCGAATTCTTCTCCCCGGGTTTCCACGGGGTGCCTTCCGCAGTCGGAGATGGAACTGTCGGAGGACTACACTTGTGTGATCTTGCATGGGCCAAACCGGAGGACCACTCATATCTATGATAATTGCATCATCGAGAGTTGCTGTGATGGATTTGCCACTTCAGCGAACGAGATTAGGTCTTCTAATGATCAGTCAGATGATTTCTTGAGCTTCTGCTGTGGTTGCAAGAAGAAAATTGTCCCAGGGGAGGATGTTTACATATATAG AGAGAGGGCGTTCTGCAGCCATGAATGTCGCTACCAAGAGATGTTTGATGAAGGAAAGGAGAAGTGCTGA
- the LOC135605590 gene encoding putative H/ACA ribonucleoprotein complex subunit 1-like protein 1 produces MRPPRGGGGGFRGRDGGFRGRDGGRGGGRGGRFGGRGGGRGRGGGYDEGPPAEVVEISSFLHACEGDAVTKLTNEKIPYFNAPIYLQNKTQIGKVDEIFGPINEAHFSIKMLEGIIATSYSPGDKFYIDPAKLLPLTRFLPRPKGQEATRGGRGGGRGGGRGGGRGGGFRGRGGPRGGRGGPPRGGGRGGFRGRGRF; encoded by the exons ATGCGGCCTCCGAGGGgtggtggagggggtttcagaggcCGTGATGGGGGTTTCAGGGGCCGCGATGGGGGTCGTGGCGGTGGCAGAGGTGGGCGGTTCGGCGGGCGCGGCGGCGGCAGAGGCCGTGGGGGTGGCTATGACGAAGGCCCTCCCGCGGAAGTCGTAG AGATTTCTAGTTTCCTCCACGCTTGTGAAGGAGACGCCGTCACGAAGCTCACCAACGAGAAGATACCTTACTTCAATGCCCCAATATATTTGCAGAACAAAACTCAGATCGGAAAGGTGGATGAGATCTTTGGGCCCATAAATGAAGCG CATTTCTCGATCAAGATGCTGGAAGGGATAATTGCAACTTCGTATTCACCCGGTGACAAGTTCTACATCGACCCCGCAAAGCTATTGCCATTGACACGATTTCTCCCCAGGCCTAA GGGACAAGAAGCAACTAGAGGTGGACGAGGTGGCGGCAGAGGAGGGGGTCGTGGAGGAGGGCGCGGCGGAGGCTTCCGTGGAAGAGGTGGTCCTAGGGGCGGTAGAGGCGGGCCTCCAAGAGGAGGCGGGCGTGGTGGTTTTAGAGGCCGTGGTAGGTTTTAG
- the LOC135605591 gene encoding serine/threonine-protein kinase EDR1-like, producing MKHIFKIKRHPHRSNEIPAPAAAAASSSSSPSTSTVSPSCASDHRAAASLTPPSPSEPPRSAAAADDRQDYLSSEEEFQMQLALAISASNSEFRGDLDGDQIRAAKLLSLGRDRIEQGREEGTAESLSRRYWDYNVLDYGEKVVDGFYDIFGPLGNSANHGRMPSLHELQTRIGDLGFEVIVVNRAIDPALVELEQVAQCILLGCPTAEIGLLVQRISELVMEHMGGPVRDANDMLTKWMEKSTELRATQQTSLLPIGCIRIGLSRHRALLFKVLADNVGIPCRLVKGSHYTGVDDDAVNIIKLAEREFLVDLMAAPGTLIPADVLSLKDTSSNPKVSKNMSPSTSKPEEDHFKDELLGGEHKGGNEVPFLDESTALDKRLRYEKSIVIPSVQSDCNGESSTTSGALSGVNMSLCMQDQPDQFTSLTSATCSKQKGIVGAAVDGDNTGKRKVNMALNPQTAVDSTNLFAELNPFRVTGVGESSPHSKATDSTNGGYQRPSEKVALGPGRSQVPLIWKGQSACNETRNTKQNNIVELSVPRRNHVLNASSSKMPGPAAKVYSGGSTNVAGSSISSNSVGVISSANQTSGTSLSIGYSFSECVESGNAPEKNRNHELDSRHFDLPADKSLVSVLSSGEKYLMDDRTRGVVSKMSQPHELSGHMKNINEKHDPKKCSHDRFLGTSVSSVDQESLSSSQARPSQLDPMLDDVAEWEIPWEDIIIGERIGLGSYGEVYRADWNGTEVAVKKFLDQDFYGDALDEFRSEVQIMRRLRHPNVVLFMGAVTRPPNLSIVSEFLPRGSLYRILHRPHCQIDEKRRIKMALDVAKGMNCLHTSVPTIVHRDLKSPNLLVDKNWTVKVCDFGLSRLKHSTFLSSKSTAGTPEWMAPEVLRNEKANEKCDVYSFGVILWELATLRMPWSGMNPMQVVGAVGFQDRRLDVPKEVDPLVARIIWECWQTDPSLRPSFAQLTTALRSLQRLVIPSHQETQSPPMPQEISVNLTP from the exons ATGAAGCACATATTTAAGATCAAGCGGCACCCTCACCGATCCAACGAGATTCCCGCCCCGGCCGCCGCCGcagcgtcgtcgtcgtcgtcgccgtccACCTCCACCGTCTCCCCCTCATGCGCCTCTGACCACCGGGCCGCGGCGTCGCTGACGCCGCCCTCCCCGTCCGAGCCACCGCGGTCGGCCGCCGCTGCAGATGATCGGCAGGACTACTTATCGTCGGAGGAGGAGTTCCAGATGCAGCTCGCTCTCGCGATCAGCGCTTCCAATTCGGAGTTCAGGGGCGATCTAGATGGCGATCAGATCCGTGCGGCGAAGCTGTTGAGCCTGGGGAGGGACCGCATCGAGCAAGGGAGGGAGGAGGGGACGGCAGAGTCTCTGTCACGGCGATATTGG GACTATAATGTACTTGACTATGGTGAGAAAGTTGTGGATGGATTCTATGACATTTTTGGGCCCTTGGGAAATTCTGCGAATCATGGAAGAATGCCATCACTACATGAACTCCAAACAAGGATTGGGGATCTAGGTTTTGAAGTTATTGTAGTCAACCGTGCGATTGACCCTGCACTAGTAGAGTTGGAACAAGTTGCACAGTGCATTTTGTTAGGCTGCCCTACTGCCGAAATTGGGCTGCTGGTGCAAAGAATCTCTGAGCTGGTTATGGAACACATGGGTGGTCCTGTAAGGGATGCAAACGACATGCTAACAAAGTGGATGGAGAAAAGTACTGAGTTACGAGCCACACAACAGACAAGTTTGTTACCAATTGGTTGCATAAGAATAGGGTTATCTCGGCACCGTGCTCTACTGTTCAAG GTTCTTGCGGATAATGTTGGCATTCCTTGCAGGCTGGTTAAAGGAAGTCACTACACTGGAGTGGATGATGATGCTGTCAACATAATAAAGTTGGCTGAAAG AGAATTCTTGGTTGATCTTATGGCTGCTCCGGGCACCTTAATCCCTGCAGATGTACTAAGTTTAAAAGACACTTCTTCCAATCCTAAAGTAAGCAAGAATATGAGCCCTTCAACCAGCAAACCAGAGGAAGATCATTTCAAGGATGAATTATTAGGTGGTGAACATAAAGGTGGTAATGAAGTTCCATTCTTAGATGAAAGTACGGCCTTAGATAAAAGATTAAGATATGAAAAATCAATTGTGATACCTTCAGTTCAAAGTGATTGTAATGGTGAATCCTCTACAACTAGTGGAGCTCTTTCTGGGGTAAATATGAGTTTGTGTATGCAAGACCAACCTGATCAGTTTACATCTTTGACCAGTGCAACCTGCTCAAAGCAGAAAGGGATTGTTGGTGCCGCTGTGGATGGTGATAATACCGGGAAAAGAAAGGTCAATATGGCATTGAATCCACAAACTGCTGTagattcaacaaatctctttGCTGAACTGAACCCTTTCAGGGTAACTGGAGTTGGAGAAAGTTCTCCACATTCCAAAGCTACTGATAGTACAAATGGTGGATACCAGAGGCCAAGTGAAAAAGTTGCTTTAGGTCCTGGAAGATCCCAAGTTCCATTGATTTGGAAAGGACAATCTGCATGCAATGAAACTCGTAACACAAAACAGAATAATATTGTGGAATTGTCAGTTCCGCGGAGGAATCATGTACTGAATGCATCATCTTCTAAAATGCCTGGGCCAGCTGCAAAAGTATATTCCGGTGGTTCAACTAATGTTGCTGGCTCTTCCATCAGTTCAAACTCTGTTGGGGTAATAAGTTCTGCCAATCAAACCAGTGGCACTTCTCTAAGCATCGGCTATTCTTTCTCAGAATGTGTTGAATCAGGTAATGCTCCCGAAAAAAACCGGAATCATGAATTGGATAGTCGCCATTTTGATCTGCCAGCAGATAAATCACTTGTCTCAGTTCTATCATCTGGAGAAAAGTATTTAATGGATGACCGTACACGTGGAGTAGTTTCAAAAATGAGCCAACCACATGAACTGAGTGGACACATGAAAAATATTAACGAGAAACATGATCCGAAAAAGTGCTCTCATGATAGATTTCTGGGAACAAGTGTAAGCTCAGTTGATCAAGAATCTTTGAGTTCTTCCCAAGCCAGGCCAAGTCAGCTCGACCCAATGCTAGATGACGTGGCGGAGTGGGAAATCCCATGGGAAGATATAATAATTGGAGAGAGGATTGGATTAG GATCATACGGAGAAGTGTATCGTGCAGATTGGAATGGCACG GAAGTAGCTGTGAAGAAGTTCCTAGACCAGGACTTTTATGGGGATGCTCTGGATGAATTCCGAAGTGAA GTACAAATAATGCGGAGGTTGCGTCATCCAAATGTTGTTCTTTTCATGGGTGCTGTAACTCGTCCCCCTAACCTATCTATTGTTTCAGAGTTTCTTCCAAG AGGAAGCTTGTACAGAATTCTTCATCGTCCTCATTGTCAAATTGACGAGAAACGCAGGATAAAAATGGCCCTTGATGTG GCCAAGGGAATGAATTGCTTGCACACCAGTGTGCCTACCATCGTGCATCGGGATCTTAAATCACCAAACTTATTGGTCGACAAGAATTGGACTGTAAAG GTTTGTGATTTTGGCTTGTCACGCTTGAAGCATAGTACAtttctatcatcaaaatccacAGCTGGGACG CCTGAGTGGATGGCACCGGAGGTGTTGCGCAATGAAAAAGCCAATGAAAA ATGTGATGTCTATAGTTTTGGAGTAATCCTGTGGGAACTTGCGACGCTGCGGATGCCATGGAGCGGAATGAACCCAATGCAAGTGGTTGGAGCTGTTGGATTCCAGGACCGACGGCTTGACGTCCCGAAAGAAGTTGATCCCTTGGTTGCAAGGATCATTTGGGAATGCTGGCAAAC GGATCCAAGCCTGCGGCCCTCGTTTGCACAACTGACAACTGCTCTGAGGTCCTTACAGCGGCTTGTCATTCCATCACATCAGGAGACACAAAGCCCTCCCATGCCACAAGAGATATCAGTGAACCTGACGCCTTGA